One region of Primulina tabacum isolate GXHZ01 chromosome 1, ASM2559414v2, whole genome shotgun sequence genomic DNA includes:
- the LOC142546441 gene encoding auxin-responsive protein IAA27-like, with protein sequence MSTPQEHDYIGLSEPPPLEKTSDKLSTSCSSSKVSAENEGKRAVLNLKETELRLGLPGSKSPERKSVNGVSLFGTDLKDEGNNGFSQSHLKGFVSGAKRGFSDVIFGCEKWGLCVNGASEVDFGKNDVLFSPRGMNGGSKNGNNLQSCLSSVKEIGSNIPVKPVEGKKNENGATAPASKAQIVGWPPIRSFRKNTLTSNLSKNGDVMGKSGSGCLYVKVSLDGAPYLRKIDLKIYGGYAEVSSALEKMFTCFTIGQYGRGLSGQEGLTESCLNDLLHGSEYVLTYKDKDGDWMLVGDVPWEMFTDSCKRLRIMKSSEAIGLAPRTMEKYKSQK encoded by the exons ATGTCAACACCTCAAGAACATGATTACATAGGCTTGTCTGAGCCTCCACCATTGGAGAAAACCTCTGATAAGCTCTCAACTTCTTGTTCTTCCTCTAAAGTTTCCGCAGAAAATGAGGGAAAACGTGCGGTTTTAAACCTGAAAGAAACGGAGCTGAGGCTTGGTTTGCCAGGCTCAAAGTCTCCTGAAAGAAAGTCTGTTAATGGAGTTTCTCTTTTTGGGACAGATTTGAAGGATGAGGGTAATAATGGGTTTTCCCAGAGCCATTTGAAAGGCTTTGTTTCGGGTGCAAAGAGGGGTTTTTCGGATGTTATTTTTGGTTGCGAGAAATGGGGTTTGTGTGTCAATGGTGCATCTGAGGTTGATTTTGGGAAAAATGATGTTTTGTTTTCTCCAAGAGGAATGAACGGTGGTTCCAAAAATGGCAATAATTTACAGTCTTGTTTGAGTTCTGTGAAGGAGATTGGGAGTAATATTCCTGTAAAGCCTGTTGAGGGGAAGAAGAATGAAAATGGTGCTACTGCCCCTGCTTCAAA GGCACAAATAGTTGGATGGCCACCAATTCGATCATTTCGAAAGAACACGCTCACCTCTAATTTATCGAAAAATGGTGATGTTATGGGGAAATCAGGATCAGGCTGCCTTTATGTTAAGGTCAGCTTGGATGGAGCTCCATATTTGAGGAAAATTGATCTCAAAATTTACGGTGGCTATGCAGAAGTGTCTTCTGCTCTTGAGAAGATGTTTACTTGTTTTACAATAG GGCAATATGGTCGGGGTCTTTCTGGACAAGAGGGTCTTACTGAGAGTTGCTTAAATGATCTTCTCCATGGCTCTGAATACGTGCTTACATACAAAGATAAAGATGGTGACTGGATGCTCGTCGGTGATGTTCCATGGGA GATGTTCACAGATTCATGCAAGAGATTAAGGATCATGAAAAGCTCGGAGGCAATTGGACTTG CTCCGAGGACGATGGAGAAGTACAAGAGCCAAAAGTAG